The Parambassis ranga chromosome 1, fParRan2.1, whole genome shotgun sequence genome includes a region encoding these proteins:
- the LOC114431851 gene encoding neuronal acetylcholine receptor subunit non-alpha-3, with the protein MTTNVWLWQEWIDVKLKWNPEDYGGITSIRVPSETIWLPDIVLYENADGRFEGSLMTKAIVRWDGTITWTPPASYKSSCTMDVTFFPFDRQNCSMKFGSWTYDGNMVDLVLVDHYVDRKDFFDNGEWEILNATGVKGSRRDGVYWYPFITYSFILKRLPLFYTLFLIIPCLGLSFLTVLVFYLPSDEGEKLSLSTSVLVSLTVFLLVIEEIIPSSSKVIPLIGEYLLFIMIFVTFSIIVTVFVINVHHRSSATYHPMAPWVKSLFLQRLPRLLCMRGHTDRYHFPDIEMRSPELKPRRGMGRRGAPGHSQQRGPLGGREDENQAWLAMLEKATNSVRYISRHIKKEHFIREVVQDWKFVAQVLDRIFLWAFLTVSILGTILIFTPALQMYLSTPS; encoded by the exons ATGACTACAAACGTCTGGCTCTGGCAG gaGTGGATTGATGTGAAGCTAAAGTGGAATCCAGAGGACTATGGAGGGATTACCTCCATTAGAGTGCCTTCAGAGACTATATGGCTGCCTGATATCGTTCTATATGAAAA TGCGGATGGTCGCTTTGAGGGTTCCCTGATGACCAAAGCCATCGTGCGCTGGGATGGCACCATAACATGGACTCCTCCTGCCAGCTACAAGTCCTCCTGCACCATGGACGTCACCTTCTTTCCCTTTGACCGGCAGAACTGCTCCATGAAGTTCGGTTCCTGGACTTATGATGGAAACATGGTGGACCTGGTCCTGGTGGATCACTATGTGGATCGTAAAGACTTCTTTGACAATGGCGAATGGGAGATCCTCAACGCCACGGGAGTAAAAGGCAGCAGGAGGGATGGGGTGTACTGGTACCCGTTTATCACGTACTCCTTCATCCTTAAGAGGTTGCCCTTGTTCTAcaccctcttcctcatcatcccGTGCCTCGGCTTGTCCTTTCTCACCGTGCTGGTGTTCTATCTGCCCTCAGATGAGGGAGAGAAGCTGTCACTTTCCACATCAGTGCTGGTGTCGCTCACTGTGTTCCTTTTAGTCATAGAAGAAATCATCCCTTCATCATCGAAG GTGATTCCACTAATCGGAGAGTACCTGCTCTTCATCATGATCTTTGTCACCTTCTCCATCATCGTCACCGTCTTCGTGATTAACGTCCACCACCGCTCGTCTGCCACCTACCACCCCATGGCCCCCTGGGTAAAGAGCCTCTTTCTGCAAAGACTGCCCAGGCTGCTCTGTATGAGGGGTCACACTGACAG ATACCACTTCCCAGACATCGAGATGCGCAGCCCGGAGCTGAAGCCACGCCGGGGCATGGGGAGGAGAGGGGCCCCCGGTCACAGTCAGCAGAGAGGCCCCCtcggagggagggaggacgaGAACCAAGCTTGGCTGGCGATGCTGGAAAAAGCCACAAACTCGGTTCGCTACATCAGCCGTCACATTAAGAAGGAGCACTTCATACGAGAG GTCGTGCAAGACTGGAAATTCGTGGCTCAGGTGTTGGACAGGATTTTCCTGTGGGCCTTCCTCACAGTGTCGATACTAGGAACTATTCTAATCTTCACCCCTGCTCTGCAGATGTACCTCAGCACACcctcatga
- the LOC114443772 gene encoding neuronal acetylcholine receptor subunit alpha-3-like isoform X2, translated as METNLWLRHIWNDYKLRWIPAEFDGIEFIRVPSNKIWRPDIVLYNNAVGDFLVEDKTKALLKFDGTITWVPPAIFKSSCPMDITYFPFDYQNCSMKFGSWTYDKAKIDLVLIGSKVNLKDFWESGEWEIIDAPGYKHDIKYNCCEEIYPDITYSFYIRRLPLFYTINLIIPCLLISFLTVLVFYLPSDCGEKVTLCISVLLSLTVFLLVITETIPSTSLVIPLIGEYLLFTMIFVTLSIVITVFVLNVHYRTPMTHTMPGWVRSVFLKVLPRIMLMRRPIDEDSKAGGLDSSGEAGGGGGGGGGGGGKGGKKRKNSLMQVGGGSLNCLEFGDSKLSSMEGCTGKKCPCPCQHGMETPDTPDSGKMTRQLSHQSINTVVAFSVVSPEVKQAIESVKYIAENMRSRNKAKEVEDDWKYVAMVIDRIFLWVFVTVCVLGTLGLFIQPLFGFFS; from the exons ATGGAAACAAATCTATGGCTTAGGCAT attTGGAACGACTATAAGCTTCGATGGATACCGGCAGAGTTTGACGGGATCGAGTTCATTAGAGTTCCATCCAACAAGATTTGGAGACCTGACATTGTCCTCTACAACAA TGCTGTAGGTGATTTCTTGGTGGAGGATAAAACCAAGGCCTTGCTGAAGTTTGATGGTACCATCACCTGGGTTCCTCCTGCCATTTTTAAATCCTCCTGCCCGATGGACATCACCTACTTCCCCTTTGACTATCAGAACTGCTCTATGAAGTTTGGCTCCTGGACTTATGACAAAGCCAAGATTGACTTGGTACTTattgggtcaaag GTAAACCTCAAAGACTTCTGGGAGAGCGGCGAGTGGGAAATCATCGACGCACCAGGCTACAAACATGATATCAAGTACAACTGCTGTGAGGAGATCTACCCGGACATCACCTACTCCTTCTACATCCGTCGCCTGCCACTCTTCTACACCATCAACCTCATCATCCCCTGCCTCCTCATCTCTTTCCTCACAGTGCTGGTTTTCTATCTCCCATCTGACTGCGGAGAGAAGGTCACGCTCTGTATCTCCGTCCTGCTCTCCCTCACTGTGTTCTTGCTCGTTATCACCGAGACCATCCCTTCCACATCGCTGGTCATCCCGCTCATTGGAGAGTACCTGCTCTTCACAATGATCTTCGTCACGCTCAGCATCGtcatcactgtgtttgtgctcaACGTACATTACCGAACGCCGATGACCCACACCATGCCAGGTTGGGTGCGCTCGGTGTTTCTCAAAGTGCTGCCGAGGATTATGCTGATGCGGAGACCGATTGATGAAGACAGCAAGGCTGGGGGGTTGGACAGCAGtggggaggcaggaggaggtggagggggaggaggaggcggaggagggaAAGGAGGGAAGAAGCGGAAGAACAGCTTGATGCAG GTTGGAGGAGGATCTCTCAACTGCCTGGAGTTCGGGGACAGTAAGCTCTCGTCCATGGAGGGCTGCACTGGGAAGAAATGCCCTTGCCCCTGCCAGCATGGGATGGAGACTCCAGACACACCGGACTCTGGGAAGATGACACGTCAGCTGAGTCACCAGAGCATCAACACGGTGGTGGCCTTTTCAGTGGTTTCACCTGAAGTCAAACAGGCTATTGAGAGTGTCAAGTACATTGCTGAAAACATGAGGAGTCGCAACAAAGCCAAAGAG GTGGAGGATGACTGGAAATACGTTGCCATGGTGATTGATAGAATCTTCCTTTGGGTGTTTGTGACCGTGTGCGTCCTGGGAACCCTGGGCCTGTTCATCCAGCCTCTTTTTGGCTTCTTCTCATAA
- the LOC114443772 gene encoding neuronal acetylcholine receptor subunit alpha-3-like isoform X1, which yields METNLWLRHIWNDYKLRWIPAEFDGIEFIRVPSNKIWRPDIVLYNNAVGDFLVEDKTKALLKFDGTITWVPPAIFKSSCPMDITYFPFDYQNCSMKFGSWTYDKAKIDLVLIGSKVNLKDFWESGEWEIIDAPGYKHDIKYNCCEEIYPDITYSFYIRRLPLFYTINLIIPCLLISFLTVLVFYLPSDCGEKVTLCISVLLSLTVFLLVITETIPSTSLVIPLIGEYLLFTMIFVTLSIVITVFVLNVHYRTPMTHTMPGWVRSVFLKVLPRIMLMRRPIDEDSKAGGLDSSGEAGGGGGGGGGGGGKGGKKRKNSLMQQVGGGSLNCLEFGDSKLSSMEGCTGKKCPCPCQHGMETPDTPDSGKMTRQLSHQSINTVVAFSVVSPEVKQAIESVKYIAENMRSRNKAKEVEDDWKYVAMVIDRIFLWVFVTVCVLGTLGLFIQPLFGFFS from the exons ATGGAAACAAATCTATGGCTTAGGCAT attTGGAACGACTATAAGCTTCGATGGATACCGGCAGAGTTTGACGGGATCGAGTTCATTAGAGTTCCATCCAACAAGATTTGGAGACCTGACATTGTCCTCTACAACAA TGCTGTAGGTGATTTCTTGGTGGAGGATAAAACCAAGGCCTTGCTGAAGTTTGATGGTACCATCACCTGGGTTCCTCCTGCCATTTTTAAATCCTCCTGCCCGATGGACATCACCTACTTCCCCTTTGACTATCAGAACTGCTCTATGAAGTTTGGCTCCTGGACTTATGACAAAGCCAAGATTGACTTGGTACTTattgggtcaaag GTAAACCTCAAAGACTTCTGGGAGAGCGGCGAGTGGGAAATCATCGACGCACCAGGCTACAAACATGATATCAAGTACAACTGCTGTGAGGAGATCTACCCGGACATCACCTACTCCTTCTACATCCGTCGCCTGCCACTCTTCTACACCATCAACCTCATCATCCCCTGCCTCCTCATCTCTTTCCTCACAGTGCTGGTTTTCTATCTCCCATCTGACTGCGGAGAGAAGGTCACGCTCTGTATCTCCGTCCTGCTCTCCCTCACTGTGTTCTTGCTCGTTATCACCGAGACCATCCCTTCCACATCGCTGGTCATCCCGCTCATTGGAGAGTACCTGCTCTTCACAATGATCTTCGTCACGCTCAGCATCGtcatcactgtgtttgtgctcaACGTACATTACCGAACGCCGATGACCCACACCATGCCAGGTTGGGTGCGCTCGGTGTTTCTCAAAGTGCTGCCGAGGATTATGCTGATGCGGAGACCGATTGATGAAGACAGCAAGGCTGGGGGGTTGGACAGCAGtggggaggcaggaggaggtggagggggaggaggaggcggaggagggaAAGGAGGGAAGAAGCGGAAGAACAGCTTGATGCAG CAGGTTGGAGGAGGATCTCTCAACTGCCTGGAGTTCGGGGACAGTAAGCTCTCGTCCATGGAGGGCTGCACTGGGAAGAAATGCCCTTGCCCCTGCCAGCATGGGATGGAGACTCCAGACACACCGGACTCTGGGAAGATGACACGTCAGCTGAGTCACCAGAGCATCAACACGGTGGTGGCCTTTTCAGTGGTTTCACCTGAAGTCAAACAGGCTATTGAGAGTGTCAAGTACATTGCTGAAAACATGAGGAGTCGCAACAAAGCCAAAGAG GTGGAGGATGACTGGAAATACGTTGCCATGGTGATTGATAGAATCTTCCTTTGGGTGTTTGTGACCGTGTGCGTCCTGGGAACCCTGGGCCTGTTCATCCAGCCTCTTTTTGGCTTCTTCTCATAA
- the LOC114443772 gene encoding neuronal acetylcholine receptor subunit alpha-3-like isoform X3, whose product METNLWLRHIWNDYKLRWIPAEFDGIEFIRVPSNKIWRPDIVLYNNAVGDFLVEDKTKALLKFDGTITWVPPAIFKSSCPMDITYFPFDYQNCSMKFGSWTYDKAKIDLVLIGSKVNLKDFWESGEWEIIDAPGYKHDIKYNCCEEIYPDITYSFYIRRLPLFYTINLIIPCLLISFLTVLVFYLPSDCGEKVTLCISVLLSLTVFLLVITETIPSTSLVIPLIGEYLLFTMIFVTLSIVITVFVLNVHYRTPMTHTMPGWVRSVFLKVLPRIMLMRRPIDEDSKAGGLDSRSLNCLEFGDSKLSSMEGCTGKKCPCPCQHGMETPDTPDSGKMTRQLSHQSINTVVAFSVVSPEVKQAIESVKYIAENMRSRNKAKEVEDDWKYVAMVIDRIFLWVFVTVCVLGTLGLFIQPLFGFFS is encoded by the exons ATGGAAACAAATCTATGGCTTAGGCAT attTGGAACGACTATAAGCTTCGATGGATACCGGCAGAGTTTGACGGGATCGAGTTCATTAGAGTTCCATCCAACAAGATTTGGAGACCTGACATTGTCCTCTACAACAA TGCTGTAGGTGATTTCTTGGTGGAGGATAAAACCAAGGCCTTGCTGAAGTTTGATGGTACCATCACCTGGGTTCCTCCTGCCATTTTTAAATCCTCCTGCCCGATGGACATCACCTACTTCCCCTTTGACTATCAGAACTGCTCTATGAAGTTTGGCTCCTGGACTTATGACAAAGCCAAGATTGACTTGGTACTTattgggtcaaag GTAAACCTCAAAGACTTCTGGGAGAGCGGCGAGTGGGAAATCATCGACGCACCAGGCTACAAACATGATATCAAGTACAACTGCTGTGAGGAGATCTACCCGGACATCACCTACTCCTTCTACATCCGTCGCCTGCCACTCTTCTACACCATCAACCTCATCATCCCCTGCCTCCTCATCTCTTTCCTCACAGTGCTGGTTTTCTATCTCCCATCTGACTGCGGAGAGAAGGTCACGCTCTGTATCTCCGTCCTGCTCTCCCTCACTGTGTTCTTGCTCGTTATCACCGAGACCATCCCTTCCACATCGCTGGTCATCCCGCTCATTGGAGAGTACCTGCTCTTCACAATGATCTTCGTCACGCTCAGCATCGtcatcactgtgtttgtgctcaACGTACATTACCGAACGCCGATGACCCACACCATGCCAGGTTGGGTGCGCTCGGTGTTTCTCAAAGTGCTGCCGAGGATTATGCTGATGCGGAGACCGATTGATGAAGACAGCAAGGCTGGGGGGTTGGACAGCA GATCTCTCAACTGCCTGGAGTTCGGGGACAGTAAGCTCTCGTCCATGGAGGGCTGCACTGGGAAGAAATGCCCTTGCCCCTGCCAGCATGGGATGGAGACTCCAGACACACCGGACTCTGGGAAGATGACACGTCAGCTGAGTCACCAGAGCATCAACACGGTGGTGGCCTTTTCAGTGGTTTCACCTGAAGTCAAACAGGCTATTGAGAGTGTCAAGTACATTGCTGAAAACATGAGGAGTCGCAACAAAGCCAAAGAG GTGGAGGATGACTGGAAATACGTTGCCATGGTGATTGATAGAATCTTCCTTTGGGTGTTTGTGACCGTGTGCGTCCTGGGAACCCTGGGCCTGTTCATCCAGCCTCTTTTTGGCTTCTTCTCATAA